In Luteibacter mycovicinus, a genomic segment contains:
- a CDS encoding ATP-dependent DNA helicase: protein MTEPEVAAILGAEGPFAREVPGFAPREAQQRMAEAVAEAIAERDILIAEAGTGTGKTFAYLVPALMSGRKVIVSTGTKALQDQLFFRDLPRVHAVLGSRARTSLLKGRANYLCLYRLDQSVREGNPDRQLASQLSAIRAWSARTRRGDRMEMVDIPEDSPVWPRVTSTPENCLGAECAFFDDCHVVKARRDAMEADIVVVNHHLLMADLALKQEGFGEILPGADAFILDEAHQIPELAGQFFSQSVSARQMTDLAHDALAEAQGVTGATSQLLEPVEVVQDLVRRLRLAMDSLPPKGPFGALDRDSTVHDLLTELRDVMAALSDLLGSLGERSRGLANAFERAQMLSLRLDRIAEEHSASDVRWYETFPRGFALHATPLDLASPLRAMRMATDAAWIHTSATLSIAGDFGHFARQLGIEDPQTLHVESPFDYKRQALAYLPKDLPDPSARDFTDKVIVAIRPVLDASDGRAFLLFTSHRALRRAAELLEGRVPWPLFVQGSAPRHRLLEEFRASGRGVLLGAASFWEGVDVAGEALSVVVIDKLPFAMPDDPVLQARLEALEEAGINPFMGWQVPTAVIALKQGAGRLIRDVNDRGVLVLCDPRLSTKGYGRLFLASLPPMPRTRELSDVTAFFAQGELAG, encoded by the coding sequence ATGACTGAACCTGAAGTGGCCGCGATCCTCGGCGCCGAAGGGCCTTTCGCCCGTGAAGTACCGGGATTCGCCCCGCGCGAGGCCCAGCAGCGCATGGCGGAGGCCGTGGCCGAAGCCATCGCCGAGCGCGACATCCTGATCGCCGAGGCCGGCACCGGCACCGGCAAAACGTTCGCTTACCTCGTTCCCGCCTTGATGTCGGGGCGCAAGGTGATCGTTTCCACCGGCACCAAGGCGCTGCAGGATCAGCTGTTCTTCCGCGATCTGCCGCGCGTGCACGCCGTGCTGGGCAGCCGGGCCAGAACCAGCCTGCTGAAGGGCCGGGCCAACTATCTGTGCCTGTACCGGCTCGACCAGTCCGTCCGCGAGGGCAACCCGGACCGGCAGCTGGCCTCCCAGCTCTCGGCGATCCGTGCCTGGTCGGCCCGCACCCGCCGTGGCGATCGTATGGAGATGGTCGATATCCCGGAAGATTCGCCGGTCTGGCCGCGGGTTACCTCCACGCCGGAAAACTGCCTTGGCGCGGAGTGTGCGTTCTTCGACGACTGCCATGTGGTGAAAGCCCGCCGCGATGCGATGGAAGCCGATATCGTGGTGGTCAACCATCACCTGCTGATGGCCGATCTGGCGCTGAAGCAGGAAGGCTTCGGTGAAATCCTGCCCGGTGCCGACGCCTTCATTCTCGACGAGGCGCACCAGATCCCCGAACTGGCCGGCCAGTTCTTCTCGCAAAGCGTCAGCGCACGGCAGATGACCGACCTGGCCCACGACGCGCTGGCCGAAGCGCAGGGGGTCACCGGTGCGACCAGTCAGCTGCTGGAACCGGTCGAGGTGGTGCAGGACCTGGTCAGGAGGCTGCGCCTTGCCATGGACTCGCTGCCGCCGAAGGGGCCTTTCGGCGCCCTGGATCGCGACAGCACCGTCCACGATCTGCTGACCGAATTGCGCGATGTCATGGCCGCGCTGTCCGATCTGCTCGGTTCGCTGGGGGAGCGCTCGCGCGGCCTGGCCAATGCCTTCGAACGCGCGCAGATGCTCAGCCTGCGGCTCGACCGCATCGCGGAGGAACACTCGGCCAGCGACGTGCGCTGGTACGAAACCTTCCCGCGTGGCTTCGCGTTGCACGCGACGCCGCTGGACCTCGCTTCGCCGCTGCGCGCCATGCGCATGGCCACGGATGCCGCGTGGATCCACACCTCGGCCACGCTGTCGATCGCGGGCGACTTCGGTCATTTCGCCCGCCAGCTGGGTATCGAGGATCCGCAGACCCTGCACGTCGAGAGTCCCTTCGATTACAAGCGCCAGGCGCTGGCCTATCTGCCGAAGGATCTGCCGGATCCCTCCGCGCGTGACTTCACCGACAAGGTGATCGTGGCGATCCGTCCCGTACTGGACGCGTCGGACGGCCGCGCGTTCCTGTTGTTCACCTCGCACCGCGCCCTGCGGCGTGCCGCCGAGTTGCTGGAAGGGCGCGTGCCCTGGCCGCTGTTCGTGCAGGGCAGCGCGCCGCGCCATCGCCTGCTGGAAGAATTCCGCGCCAGCGGTCGTGGCGTATTGCTCGGCGCGGCAAGCTTCTGGGAAGGTGTGGACGTGGCCGGCGAAGCATTGAGTGTCGTCGTCATCGACAAGCTGCCGTTCGCGATGCCGGACGATCCCGTCCTGCAGGCGCGACTCGAGGCGCTCGAGGAAGCGGGCATCAATCCGTTCATGGGCTGGCAGGTGCCGACGGCGGTGATCGCGCTGAAGCAGGGCGCGGGGCGGTTGATCCGCGACGTGAACGATCGTGGCGTCCTGGTGCTTTGCGATCCGCGCCTCAGCACGAAGGGCTACGGCCGACTTTTCCTCGCCAGCTTGCCGCCGATGCCGCGTACGCGTGAGCTGTCGGATGTGACGGCGTTTTTCGCTCAGGGCGAATTGGCTGGTTGA
- a CDS encoding valine--tRNA ligase codes for MDKSFEPSQIESKWYAQWEANGYFKPSGKGTPYTIMLPPPNVTGTLHMGHAFQHTIMDTLVRYHRMRGFDTLWQLGTDHAGIATEMVVTRQLNAEGKQRADFDRESFIARIWEWKAESGDIIGRQMRRLGVSGDWSRERFTMDEGMSEAVIETFVRLSEEGLIYRGQKLVNWDPVLKTAISDLEVVSEEEDGSMWSIRYPLSDGSGELIVATTRPETMLGDVAVAVHPEDERYAHLIGKMLDLPLSDRQIPIIADDYVEKDFGTGCVKITPAHDFNDYAIGLRHNLPMINILTDEAKINDAAPEKYRGLDRYVARKAVLADLEAAELLVETKKHKLQVPRGDRSGQVIEPYLTWQWFVKMDTLAARGLELVEHGHVKFVPENWISTYRHWLGNIQDWCISRQLTWGHRIPAWYTDNGSVIVARDEAEAAAKALAQGYEGALRRDDDVLETWFSSGLWSHSTLGWPNPERQAELGFDRYLPSSVLVTGFDIIFFWVARMIMLTDHFTGEVPFKDVYVTGLIRDKDGQKMSKSKGNVLDPLDIIDGISLDDLLAKRTRGLMQPKMAEKIEKSTRKEFGDGIPAFGADALRFTFASLATHGRDIKFDLERAGGYKAFVNKLWNASRFVLMNLGEEARIAPVKPTTEAERWILTRLRDTLGTVKEQLAAYRFDLASQALYEFTWNEFCDWFLELSKPALNGNDEAAIASTRYTLVHVLETLLRALHPLIPFVTEEIWQNVRPLLGIDGETIMLRPYPEAADVEGDDAATAEVEWVKEVLTGVRRIRAEMNIAPGKVIPLLFADGDAADRARAAKFAAQIAFLGRVETPVWVEGEEPAAAAAVIGGMRALIPLEGLIDVGAEKARLAKEIARIEGEVRKCEGKLSNANFVANAPAEVVEQERQRIADWTRQADAMREQAKKLGA; via the coding sequence ATGGACAAGAGTTTCGAGCCCAGCCAGATCGAGTCGAAGTGGTACGCCCAGTGGGAGGCCAACGGCTATTTCAAGCCGTCGGGCAAGGGCACGCCGTACACGATCATGCTGCCGCCGCCCAACGTCACGGGCACCCTGCACATGGGCCATGCCTTCCAGCACACCATCATGGACACGCTGGTGCGCTACCACCGCATGCGTGGCTTCGACACGCTGTGGCAGCTGGGTACCGACCATGCGGGCATCGCCACCGAGATGGTGGTCACCCGCCAGCTCAACGCCGAAGGCAAGCAGCGCGCCGATTTCGACCGTGAGTCGTTCATCGCCCGCATCTGGGAGTGGAAGGCGGAATCCGGCGACATCATCGGCCGCCAGATGCGCCGTCTGGGCGTGTCAGGCGACTGGTCGCGCGAGCGTTTCACCATGGACGAGGGCATGTCCGAGGCCGTGATCGAGACCTTCGTCCGCCTGTCGGAGGAAGGCCTGATCTACCGTGGCCAGAAGCTGGTCAACTGGGATCCGGTGCTGAAGACCGCGATTTCCGACCTCGAAGTGGTCAGCGAGGAAGAAGACGGTTCGATGTGGTCGATCCGCTACCCGCTGTCCGACGGCTCGGGTGAACTGATCGTCGCCACCACACGTCCGGAGACGATGCTGGGCGACGTGGCCGTGGCCGTGCATCCGGAAGACGAGCGCTACGCGCATCTCATCGGCAAGATGCTCGACCTGCCGCTGTCCGACCGGCAGATTCCGATCATCGCCGACGACTACGTCGAGAAGGACTTCGGCACCGGTTGCGTGAAGATCACCCCGGCGCACGACTTCAACGACTATGCCATCGGCCTGCGCCACAACCTGCCGATGATCAACATCCTCACCGACGAGGCGAAGATCAACGACGCCGCGCCGGAGAAGTACCGCGGACTGGACCGCTATGTCGCGCGCAAGGCGGTGCTCGCCGATCTCGAAGCGGCCGAGCTGCTGGTCGAGACGAAGAAGCACAAGCTGCAGGTGCCGCGCGGCGATCGCAGCGGCCAGGTCATCGAGCCATATCTCACGTGGCAGTGGTTCGTGAAGATGGACACGCTGGCGGCGCGCGGCCTCGAACTGGTCGAGCACGGCCACGTGAAGTTCGTGCCCGAAAACTGGATCAGCACGTACCGCCACTGGCTCGGCAACATCCAGGACTGGTGCATCAGCCGCCAGCTGACCTGGGGCCATCGCATCCCGGCGTGGTACACCGACAACGGCAGCGTGATCGTCGCACGCGACGAGGCCGAGGCCGCCGCCAAGGCGCTTGCGCAGGGCTACGAGGGTGCACTGCGCCGCGACGACGACGTGCTGGAAACCTGGTTCTCGTCCGGCCTCTGGAGCCACTCCACGCTGGGCTGGCCGAACCCGGAGCGCCAGGCCGAGCTCGGTTTCGACCGTTACCTGCCGTCGAGCGTGCTGGTCACCGGCTTCGACATCATCTTCTTCTGGGTCGCCCGCATGATCATGCTGACCGACCACTTCACGGGCGAAGTCCCGTTCAAGGACGTCTACGTCACGGGCCTGATCCGCGACAAGGACGGCCAGAAGATGTCCAAGTCCAAGGGTAACGTACTCGACCCGCTCGACATCATCGACGGCATCAGCCTCGACGACCTGCTGGCCAAGCGCACGCGCGGCCTGATGCAGCCGAAGATGGCGGAGAAGATCGAGAAGTCGACGCGCAAGGAATTCGGCGACGGCATTCCCGCGTTCGGTGCGGACGCGCTGCGCTTCACCTTCGCCTCGCTCGCGACGCACGGTCGTGACATCAAGTTCGACCTGGAGCGTGCCGGCGGCTACAAGGCCTTCGTCAACAAGCTCTGGAACGCGTCGCGCTTCGTGCTGATGAACCTCGGTGAAGAAGCGCGCATCGCACCGGTCAAGCCCACGACCGAAGCCGAACGCTGGATCCTCACCCGCCTGCGCGACACGCTGGGCACGGTCAAGGAACAGCTCGCGGCCTATCGCTTCGACCTCGCGTCGCAGGCGCTGTACGAGTTCACCTGGAACGAGTTCTGCGACTGGTTCCTCGAGTTGTCCAAGCCCGCATTGAACGGCAACGACGAAGCCGCCATCGCATCCACCCGCTACACCCTGGTGCACGTCCTCGAGACGCTGCTGCGTGCGCTGCATCCGCTGATTCCCTTCGTCACCGAAGAGATCTGGCAGAACGTGCGCCCGCTGCTTGGCATCGACGGCGAAACGATCATGCTGCGCCCCTACCCGGAAGCCGCGGACGTCGAAGGCGACGACGCCGCGACCGCCGAGGTCGAATGGGTCAAGGAGGTGCTGACCGGCGTGCGTCGTATCCGCGCCGAGATGAACATCGCGCCGGGCAAAGTCATTCCGCTGCTGTTCGCCGACGGCGACGCGGCCGATCGTGCACGTGCGGCCAAGTTCGCCGCGCAGATCGCGTTCCTCGGCCGCGTCGAAACGCCGGTGTGGGTCGAAGGCGAAGAGCCTGCCGCCGCTGCCGCCGTGATCGGTGGCATGCGAGCGTTGATTCCGCTGGAGGGGCTGATCGACGTCGGCGCCGAGAAGGCACGCCTCGCGAAGGAAATCGCCCGCATCGAGGGTGAAGTGCGCAAATGCGAAGGCAAGCTGAGCAACGCCAACTTCGTCGCCAACGCACCGGCTGAAGTGGTCGAGCAGGAGCGCCAGCGCATTGCTGACTGGACGCGCCAGGCGGATGCGATGCGCGAGCAGGCGAAAAAGCTGGGCGCGTAG
- a CDS encoding DNA polymerase III subunit chi: MPRADFYLIDKPRFREDPLLLVCELAKRAFGAQQPTLILTRDFEQAEAIDEYLWAFDEDAFIPHQLAGDDDDANTAVLIVPPGVEAADRPMVINLRDVCAPGHFDRVLEVVAADPAEREGSRARWSEYKKAGFEVNKHDM; this comes from the coding sequence ATGCCGCGCGCCGACTTCTACCTGATCGACAAGCCGCGCTTCCGCGAGGATCCCCTGCTGCTGGTCTGCGAACTCGCCAAGCGCGCGTTCGGCGCCCAGCAGCCGACCCTGATCCTCACGCGGGACTTCGAACAGGCCGAGGCGATCGACGAATACCTCTGGGCTTTCGACGAGGATGCCTTCATCCCCCATCAGCTCGCGGGGGATGACGACGACGCCAACACGGCGGTTCTGATCGTGCCGCCGGGCGTCGAGGCTGCGGACCGGCCGATGGTGATCAACCTGCGCGATGTCTGCGCCCCGGGGCACTTCGACCGCGTGCTGGAAGTCGTGGCGGCGGATCCCGCCGAGCGCGAGGGGTCACGGGCGCGGTGGTCGGAATACAAGAAAGCCGGGTTTGAAGTGAACAAACACGACATGTGA
- a CDS encoding leucyl aminopeptidase, whose product MSVQFSLGSSAPESTATPVAVVGVYENGVLTSAAARIDTAGQGAIKRLVEAGDITGKVGNLVTLLHPAGVAAARVLVVGLGAQKTFDAARYQRVTLEAARAVGRLPVTEATSWLPEIDVPGRDAAWRVRVAALATDHAAYRYTATVKPRDKALPELGTVNLVGPADGETGLAEARAIAEGVRYAKELANLPPNICNPVYIADQARAFAEAHEGVTFEALDRADMEREGFGSLLAVARGSANQPRLIILQWNGGKDGDKPYAFVGKGITFDTGGISLKPGPGMEEMKFDMGGAAGVLGAFVAAVKLKLAVNLVCVVPAVENMPDGDSYRPGDVLTSLAGITIEVLNTDAEGRLILCDALTYTGKRFDPHTMIDAATLTGACVVALGKHASGLMTKDESLSAELLAAGESTLDRAWRLPLWDDYQSQLESGFADVANIGGKYAGAITAGCFLARFTEGRRWAHLDIAGTAWDEGRKGMATGRPVPLLTQWLLDRVASAG is encoded by the coding sequence ATGTCAGTTCAGTTCAGCCTCGGTTCCAGCGCTCCCGAATCGACCGCCACCCCGGTCGCGGTCGTCGGTGTCTACGAGAACGGTGTCCTGACCAGCGCCGCGGCGCGGATCGACACCGCCGGTCAGGGCGCCATCAAACGCCTGGTCGAGGCTGGCGACATCACCGGCAAGGTCGGCAACCTCGTCACGCTGCTGCACCCGGCCGGTGTCGCCGCCGCCCGCGTGCTGGTGGTGGGCCTGGGCGCCCAGAAGACGTTCGACGCCGCCCGCTACCAGCGCGTCACCCTGGAAGCCGCCCGCGCCGTCGGTCGCCTGCCGGTCACCGAGGCCACCAGCTGGCTGCCCGAAATCGACGTGCCGGGTCGCGACGCCGCCTGGCGCGTCCGTGTCGCCGCCCTGGCCACCGACCATGCCGCCTACCGCTATACCGCCACCGTCAAGCCGCGCGACAAGGCGCTGCCGGAGCTCGGCACGGTGAACCTGGTCGGCCCGGCCGATGGCGAGACCGGCCTGGCCGAAGCCCGCGCGATCGCCGAAGGCGTTCGCTACGCCAAGGAACTGGCCAACCTGCCGCCCAACATCTGCAACCCGGTCTACATCGCGGATCAGGCCAGGGCGTTTGCCGAGGCTCATGAAGGCGTCACCTTCGAGGCCCTCGACCGCGCCGACATGGAACGGGAAGGCTTCGGCTCGCTGCTGGCCGTTGCCCGCGGCTCGGCCAATCAGCCGCGCCTGATCATCCTGCAGTGGAACGGCGGCAAGGACGGCGACAAGCCGTATGCCTTCGTCGGCAAGGGCATCACCTTCGACACCGGTGGTATCAGTCTCAAGCCGGGTCCGGGCATGGAAGAAATGAAGTTCGACATGGGCGGCGCCGCCGGCGTGCTCGGCGCCTTCGTCGCCGCGGTGAAGCTCAAGCTCGCGGTCAACCTCGTCTGCGTCGTCCCGGCCGTCGAAAACATGCCCGACGGTGACAGCTATCGCCCGGGCGACGTGCTGACCAGCCTCGCCGGCATCACCATCGAAGTGCTCAACACGGATGCCGAGGGTCGCCTGATCCTCTGCGACGCGTTGACCTACACCGGCAAGCGCTTCGACCCGCATACCATGATCGATGCCGCCACCCTCACCGGCGCCTGCGTCGTCGCGCTGGGCAAGCATGCCAGCGGCCTGATGACCAAGGACGAGTCGCTCTCGGCCGAGCTGCTCGCCGCGGGTGAGTCCACCCTCGACCGCGCCTGGCGCCTGCCGCTCTGGGACGATTACCAGAGCCAGCTCGAGTCGGGCTTCGCCGACGTGGCGAACATCGGCGGCAAGTACGCCGGTGCGATCACGGCGGGCTGCTTCCTGGCGCGCTTCACCGAAGGCCGTCGCTGGGCGCACCTCGACATCGCCGGCACCGCGTGGGACGAAGGCCGCAAGGGCATGGCCACCGGCCGTCCCGTGCCGCTGCTGACCCAGTGGCTGCTCGACCGCGTCGCGTCGGCCGGCTGA
- the lptF gene encoding LPS export ABC transporter permease LptF encodes MLSILDRYFLRELAYGVIATAVVLLVIFSGGAFANVLQKVANGSIQPSVMFEVLGLQMVDLLSTLLPMSAFLGTLIALGRMYRESEMHVLASSGMGPRGMLRPVTLLAVVATIVVGLVSLWLGPLSARTADQVIAAANKSVIAAGLDAGRFTELPGKGGIIFVDTLSRDGTVLGKTFLATDRTDSDGNPQVRVVSAKSGRMYQESDGQNRFLALYDGWQFEVPLAADNWRRMKYERNDASLSSIVDDDEDTDPAHESTMSQLIKAGTPDALGEIVSRFAAPVSTLVLMMMVLPMSKQAPRDARYGRLLIAVLTYFLYVIWQLIARAQIIKGHLHTSVPVWILHVVVFGVAAWYFWKQNTPRRVKGAA; translated from the coding sequence ATGCTCAGCATCCTCGACCGCTATTTCCTGCGCGAACTTGCCTACGGTGTCATTGCGACGGCCGTGGTCCTGCTCGTCATCTTCTCCGGCGGCGCGTTTGCCAACGTCCTGCAGAAGGTCGCCAACGGCAGCATCCAGCCCTCCGTCATGTTCGAGGTGCTCGGCCTGCAGATGGTGGACCTGCTCTCCACGCTGCTGCCGATGTCCGCCTTCCTGGGCACCCTGATAGCCCTGGGTCGCATGTACCGCGAGAGCGAGATGCACGTCCTGGCCTCGTCCGGCATGGGTCCGCGCGGCATGCTGCGCCCGGTCACCCTGCTGGCGGTCGTCGCCACCATCGTGGTCGGCCTGGTCTCGCTCTGGCTGGGGCCGCTGTCGGCACGCACCGCCGACCAGGTCATCGCGGCGGCGAACAAGTCCGTGATCGCCGCCGGCCTCGACGCCGGTCGCTTCACCGAACTGCCCGGCAAGGGCGGCATCATCTTCGTCGACACCCTGAGCCGTGACGGCACGGTACTGGGCAAGACCTTCCTGGCTACCGACCGCACCGACAGCGACGGCAACCCGCAGGTCCGTGTGGTCAGCGCCAAGAGCGGTCGCATGTACCAGGAGAGCGACGGCCAGAACCGTTTCCTCGCCCTGTACGACGGCTGGCAGTTCGAGGTGCCGCTGGCGGCCGACAACTGGCGCCGCATGAAGTACGAGCGTAACGACGCCTCGCTGTCGTCCATCGTCGACGACGACGAGGACACCGATCCCGCTCACGAATCCACCATGTCGCAGCTGATCAAGGCGGGCACGCCGGACGCCCTCGGCGAGATCGTCTCCCGCTTCGCCGCGCCGGTCAGCACCCTCGTCCTGATGATGATGGTGCTGCCGATGTCAAAGCAGGCCCCGCGCGACGCCCGATACGGCCGCCTGCTGATCGCCGTGCTCACTTACTTCCTCTATGTCATCTGGCAGCTGATCGCCCGCGCCCAGATCATCAAGGGCCACCTGCACACCTCCGTGCCCGTGTGGATCCTGCACGTGGTCGTATTCGGTGTGGCCGCCTGGTACTTCTGGAAGCAGAACACGCCGCGTCGCGTGAAGGGAGCCGCGTAA
- the lptG gene encoding LPS export ABC transporter permease LptG: MATLTVKRADRLIAMSVLGTLLLVWLVLAGFDSLLQFVRQLGNIGKNGFSLYDAIAYIMLTLPRRLYQMFSNAALIGGLLGLGGLAATGELTALRAAGMSKLRIAGSAAGVIAVLTLAVVVMGETAAPYGDQHAQAIQVRMRSSNLGSTSSGLWARDGGRIINAKSAIAVQDGDRTTVKLVDVRVYSFTPDGQLSVFSHGDSATHDGNKWIMSKVRTTTLDDQGTHSTNQDTQTWASRLNPHVLEQSVIHPEYLSMADLRRNIRYLDNNGQNSGVYAVAFWGRALFALNTLVLVLCAMPFAFGSLRSGGLGKRLFIGIILAIGWYFLQGAMVNFGTVYGMPPLLANLLPTTLLVAGALAYFRRFG; this comes from the coding sequence ATGGCCACCCTCACCGTCAAGCGCGCCGACCGCCTGATCGCCATGAGCGTACTCGGCACGCTGCTGCTGGTCTGGCTGGTGCTGGCCGGTTTCGATTCGCTGCTGCAGTTCGTGCGCCAGCTGGGCAACATCGGCAAGAACGGCTTCTCGCTGTACGACGCCATCGCCTACATCATGCTGACGCTGCCGCGCCGGCTCTATCAGATGTTCAGCAACGCCGCACTGATCGGCGGCCTGCTCGGCCTGGGCGGACTTGCCGCCACCGGTGAGCTGACCGCCCTGCGCGCGGCCGGCATGTCCAAGCTGCGTATCGCCGGATCGGCGGCGGGCGTCATCGCCGTGCTGACTCTCGCCGTCGTGGTGATGGGCGAAACCGCCGCCCCCTACGGCGACCAGCATGCGCAGGCCATCCAGGTACGCATGCGCTCGAGCAATCTCGGCTCGACCAGCAGCGGCCTGTGGGCGCGTGACGGCGGCAGGATCATCAACGCCAAGTCGGCCATCGCCGTGCAGGACGGTGACCGCACCACGGTGAAACTCGTCGACGTACGCGTCTACAGCTTCACGCCGGACGGGCAGCTGTCGGTCTTCTCGCATGGCGACAGCGCCACGCATGACGGCAACAAGTGGATCATGAGCAAGGTCCGCACGACGACGCTCGACGACCAGGGTACGCACTCGACCAACCAGGACACGCAGACCTGGGCCTCGCGCCTGAATCCGCATGTGCTGGAGCAGTCGGTGATCCACCCCGAGTACCTGTCCATGGCCGATCTGCGGCGCAACATCCGCTACCTCGACAACAACGGCCAGAACTCGGGCGTGTACGCCGTCGCGTTCTGGGGTCGCGCGCTGTTCGCCCTCAACACGCTGGTGCTGGTGTTGTGCGCCATGCCGTTCGCCTTCGGCTCGCTGCGTTCCGGTGGCCTCGGCAAGCGCCTCTTCATCGGCATCATCCTCGCGATCGGCTGGTACTTCCTGCAGGGTGCGATGGTCAACTTCGGCACCGTCTACGGCATGCCGCCGCTGCTGGCCAACCTGTTACCGACGACGCTGCTGGTCGCAGGCGCCCTCGCCTACTTCAGACGATTCGGCTAG